One Actinomycetota bacterium genomic region harbors:
- a CDS encoding DUF1232 domain-containing protein, with translation MPTPVPRTFDPANLRDWARILPDLAQLIWRIVRDGRVPTYQRVALGAICAYVFLPFEIVPDWVPFAGQLDDIVVLTVGLRAVLRRIPQDILLEHWSGTADALEGLLATDLDGTVSSSRTGLVSGS, from the coding sequence ATGCCAACACCTGTTCCGAGGACCTTCGACCCGGCCAACCTCCGTGACTGGGCCCGGATCCTGCCGGATCTGGCCCAGCTGATCTGGCGGATCGTCCGCGACGGGCGCGTGCCCACTTACCAGCGGGTGGCGCTGGGCGCGATCTGCGCGTACGTCTTCCTGCCCTTCGAGATCGTCCCCGACTGGGTGCCGTTCGCCGGGCAGCTCGACGACATCGTCGTGCTCACGGTCGGGTTGCGCGCCGTCCTGCGCCGTATCCCGCAGGACATCCTCCTGGAGCACTGGAGCGGGACCGCGGACGCTCTGGAGGGGCTGCTGGCCACGGACCTGGACGGCACGGTCTCCTCCAGCCGGACCGGTCTGGTAAGCGGGTCCTGA